The following nucleotide sequence is from Flavimarina sp. Hel_I_48.
CCGCATTTGATTCCGTTACTTTATATGGTAATGATCCTGACGCGCGCCCTGATATTTATGGGAAGATAGGTAATGCCGGTGTTTCTATATGTTGTCTTGACGATGCTAAAAAGCTCTATTCTGGCTTTGATCTCGCCCATGCGATGACTTCCGTAAGTATGACCATTAACGGTCCCGCGCCTATGTTGCTGGGCTTTTTTATGAATGCCGCTATAGATCAGCAATGTGAAAAATATATAAAGGAAAATAATCTTGAGGCCGAAGTTGAGAACAAAATAAAGAAGATTTATCAGGAAGGCGGACTGGAACGTCCACAATACCGCGGCGAGCTTCCGGAAGGAAATGATGGTTTAGGTTTAATGTTGCTGGGTGTTACCGGTGATCGCGTTTTGCCAGAAGATGTTTACCATAATATAAAAACAGAAACCATGGCCGTGGTTCGCGGTACCGTTCAGGCAGATATTTTAAAAGAAGACCAGGCGCAGAATACCTGTATTTTTTCTACGGAATTTGCCCTGCGGTTGATGGGCGATGTGCAGGAATATTTTATTGAGAAGAAGGTGCGCAATTTTTATTCGGTTTCCATTTCTGGATATCATATTGCCGAAGCGGGAGCGAATCCCATTACACAGCTGGCACTTACCCTGGCAAACGGTTTTACATATGTAGAATATTACCTGAGCAGGGGGATGGATATCAATAAATTTGGGCCCAACCTTTCCTTCTTTTTTTCCAACGGAATCGACCCGGAATATGCCGTTATTGGCCGCGTTTCCCGTAAAATTTGGTCAAAAGCGCTAAAATTGAAATACGGTGCTAATGCCCGTGCACAAATGTTGAAATACCATATACAGACTTCGGGTCGTTCCCTGCATGCACAGGAAATTGATTTTAACGATATCAGGACCACGTTGCAGGCGCTTTATGCCATTTACGACAACTGTAATTCACTCCATACCAATGCGTATGATGAGGCGATCACAACGCCTACGGAAGAATCTGTGCGCCGGGCGATGGCCATTCAATTGATCATCAACAAAGAACTGGGACTTGCAAAAAACGAAAATCCCATACAGGGTTCTTTCATTATCGAAGAACTCACAGATCTGGTCGAAGCAGCCGTTTTAACCGAATTTGACCGCATCACCGAACGCGGCGGGGTGCTGGGCGCTATGGAGACCATGTACCAGCGCAGCAAAATTCAGGAAGAAAGCCTGTATTATGAAACGCTTAAGCACAACGGTGATTTTCCTATCATAGGTGTAAATACCTTTTTGAGCAGTAAAGGTTCGCCCACCGTAACACCTGGCGAAGTCATCCGCGCTACGGAAGAGGAAAAACAATTTCAGATCACCACGCTTGAAAAGCTGCATATAACCTATGAAGACAGCGCTGAGGAAGCTTTACAAAAAGTGAAAAATGCGGCCGTTCATAATGAGAATATTTTTGGTGAATTGATGGAAGCGACCAAAGTCTGCTCCTTAGGCCAGATCACCGAGGCCTTGTTTGAAGTTGGTGGACAGTATAGGAGGAATATGTAAGCAGAAGGTTCATTATTCTATTTTCCGAGAAATAAAAAGGTGTATTTAGCATAAAATAGTAGGTTTTTTGACCCATTTTCTGAGCTAAAATGCCAGATATCGTATCGATTTACAGCTTTATTTTAATTGTTCTATAAAGTTGGTCTTTGCTATTCCAGTGGTAAGTAGCCTATAATTTTGCAGGGTTAAGGTTTTTGTAAAGTATTGTATTTGATAGGAAAATTCAGTTAAATTGGTGCCTACCAAGACTTTAAAAAATGAAAAAATTCATACTATTTATATTTATAACGTTTTTTTTTCTTGCCTGTAAAAACGATAATACGGATTGTTGTGTAATGCCCAATGAATTACCCAATGTAGACGGACTGGCTATTTCGCAGAGCGAAAACAGTTTTGATAATACCTATAATGCTATACGCTCTGCATTGCAAAACAATGATGCCATAGGAATTGTTGCTGAAGTTGATCACGAAGCTAACGCTGAATCCGTTGATCTGGAGCTTGGTCATAGCAAAGTAATACTTTTCGGTAATCCCAATCTGGGAACGCCTCTAATGCAGGAAAATCAGTTGGCCGGGCTGGATCTTCCTCAAAAAATACTGGTTTACGAAAAAAATGGGAATGTTTTTGCCGCTTATAATAGCACGGGCTATCTATCTAATCGCTACAACCTGACTGCAATGACCCTGGAGCAAATTGAAATAGCGCTGAGCGATCTGGTCACAAATGCAACGAATGTTGTACCCACAATTCCAGGAGATGATACTGTTGATTTTCAAGAAGGGGTAGTTACGGTAGATAGCAATAAACCCTTTAGCGCAACTTATGATGCGTTAAGATCTGCGATTGCTGACAATAGCAATCTGAAAATTATTGCTGAACTTGATCATCAGGAGAATGGCACGTCTGTGGGTAAAACGATTCGCCCCACACGGTTGATTGTTTTTGGAAATCCCAGGTCAGGTACGCCCCTTATGCAAAACAAACGTAGCATCGCTATAGATCTCCCTCAGAAAATGCTGGTTTGGCAAGATGATGCAGGAATCACCCATATTTCGTACAATGACCCAGATTATTTGGCCAGCAGGCACGCTATTGATGGAAATACCGAGATTTTAAAAACTATTTCAGATGCGCTCAGCAACCTTAGCGAAGCAGGAGCAAAATAGAAAAATAAAATCAGCCTTTTAAACAAAAAGCCTTCCCTTTACGGAAGGCTTTTGTTTGGAATAAAACAATTATTTGGGATAATAAAGGGTAGAAAACATCTTTTTTACACCAAAAATCACCCCTATTTCAATAGTTTTTCTCCCTGGAAACGGTGTTTTTCAATTCCTCTCCGCTTTGCAATCTTTTGTAGTTTTCCACGACCTGATCTGCAATAGAAGAGGGATCGCTTTTACTGGCTGTGTGGGGTGTGATCAGAATCTTTTCATTATCCCAAAATGGATGGTCTTCCGGTAGAGGTTCTGTATGAAAGACGTCAAGGGCCGCGCCGCTTAGTTTTCCATTTTTCAGGGCTTCTGTCAAATCATCATCTACCACATGTCCACCACGTGCGACGTTGATTATATATGCATTATCGGGAAGTTTTTTAAAGAGATTTTTGTTCAAAATATTCTTGGTTTCTTCGGTAAGAGGTAGAAGACAAACCAAAATTTCCGTGGTAGCCAGGAAATCATCCAACTGCTCATCACCTGCAAAACTTTCTAGTCCGTCAATATCTTTTTTAGAATTTGCCCAACCTGTAAGTTTAAAATTATTTCTGTGCAGTGTTTTTGCGACCGCTTCTCCTAAAACGCCAAGACCCATGATACCTACGGTTACATCTGGAGCGCGTTTATAGGGGATAGGTTTCCAATTATGTTCTTTTTGAAAAGTCGTGTATGTATTTAGGTTTTTAATGGCGTTTAGTGTTTGAGCCAATACAAATTCCTGCATATCGCCTATCAGGTTTTCATCAACAATGCGGGTCATCTTAATATTTTCAGGCAGGCTGGGGTCCTCAAAAAGGTGATCAACCCCGGCTCCCATTGATCCAATTACCTTATTGTTTGGATAATTGTCAAAACTTCCGTGGGGAGCTTTCCAGGCCAGGATCATATTCACATCTTCCTTATTTTTCAGGCTTTCTGGGGTAAAAACCGGAAAATCTGGATCTATTTTTTTTATGGCTTTGAGCCATGGTTCGTAATTTTTATCGTTACGTATAAGTAGTAGGGACATAGTACTTTGATTCTGAGAGGTTAAAATTGTAGTTTATCTAGATTGTTTCAAATTTATAGATAAAAAATCATTAGTGCGGGTAGATGGTTTGCAAATCTATTTTTCAAAGGTGGCCTAGTGTAAATGAAGGTACGCATTAGCCTTAACTGGTCAATTAAAAGTATAGATCATACGTTATTTATGATTTTAAGCGGTTTTCCAGATATTTTTGATTTGATCGCCGCATAAAAAAACAGCATCCTTTGAGGGATGCTGTTTTACCATGGAGACTGGGGGTATATTTATATCCCGAAAGTTTCCTTTACCTTATCTACGTAATCAAGTTTTTCCCAGGTAAACAATTCAACTTCTTTCGTTACTTTACCGCAATAGGGGCTTTCAAATATTTTTGTAATCGTTTTTGGTGACTTCCCAAGGTGACCGTAGGAAGCGGTTTCCCTATAAATTGGGTTACGTAATTTCAAGCGTTTTTCAATTGCCGAAGGCCGCATGTCAAATAGCTCACGTACTTTTTTTGCAATTTCACCATCCGTAGCATCTACATGAGAAGAATTATAGGTCTCTACATAAATGGAAGTTGGCTCCACCACACCAATGGCATAAGAAACCTGAACCAAAACTTCATCAGCAACACCGGCCGCAACAAGGTTTTTTGCAATATGACGCGACGCATAGGCAGCAGAGCGGTCCACTTTACTGGGGTCTTTGCCTGAAAAAGCACCACCACCGTGCGCACCTTTTCCACCGTAGGTATCAACGATGATTTTGCGTCCGGTTAGGCCGGTATCGCCATGCGGGCCACCTATTACAAATTTACCCGTTGGGTTTATGTGGTATGTGATCTCCTCATTAAATAGTTTTCCCAATTCTTCTGGGAGGGCATTTTTAACACGGGGAATCAAAATTTTGATTATATCCTCCTTGATTTTTTTTAGCATTTTCTCATCATCGGCATCAAAAGGATCATGCTGGGTAGAAACAACAATGGCGACAATTTTTTGAGGCACATTATCATCCGAATATTCGATGGTGACCTGCGATTTTGCATCTGGGCGCAAGTATTTGATCTCGTTGTCTTCCCTGCGCAATTTTGCAAGTTCGATCATGATACGGTGTGAGATATCAAGTGCAAGCGGCATATAGTTTTCGGTCTCTTTTGTCGCATAGCCAAACATCATTCCCTGATCGCCCGCGCCTTGCTCTTCTTTAGATTCCCGGTCTACACCCTGATTGATATCCTGCGATTGCTCATGAATAAGCGAAATCACGCCACAGCTATCACCACTGAACTTATAATCCCCTTTTGTGTAACCAATATCATTGATTACCTCACGGGCAATAGTTTGTACATCAATGTAAGTATTGCTTTTCACTTCGCCGGCAAGTACCACCTGACCTGTAGTTACAAGGGTTTCGCAGGCAACTTTGGCCTCTGGGTCAAAAGCCAGGAAATTATCTAGAAGCGTATCACTAATTTGGTCTGCAATTTTATCTGGATGTCCTTCAGAAACACTTTCCGAAGTAAATAAATATGGCATAAAAATTCAATATTAAATGTGTGAAAACAGTGCAAAGGAAGAAGACTTTTAGCCTGCCAGGGGAGTGGATACTGCCTTTAGCATTTTTAAGGTTCCCTTGTGGAGCCTCGAGGTAGCAATCAGTCAAATCTTTCCTCAAAATCAGAACAAATGTATATTTTTAATGAAGAATATAAAATTTAATACGTCGATTTTTGAATAATTTATGAATACTGAAAATATTGAGATATAGGACTAACGTCAAACTCTCATTTTAACCCCTGTATTTTACTCCTTCTCAAAAAACGTATTTAAATTATTAGTTTCTATCATTTTTTTGATATTTCCCTTGCAATTCTCAAAAACGTTTTGCAACCTTTACTTCAACGTTCAAAAGCATATTGACGATGTTATCAAGAAAGGCCGAGGGATTAGACCCTTTGACGCCTTAGCAACCCTTTCCCTGTGAAAGAAGGTGCTAAATTCTACCCAGTGCAGGTTTTTGCCATGGATAGATAACGAATGAATTTTTCTTTTTCAGAAAATATTCAACTCCTTAATTCTTTATAACATTTTTGGCTTTTTGATTTTAATCAACCACATTGGGTCAAGTCCATGAGGTATGATTAGGAAATTTTTTTTAGAATTTCAACCTAACAGGTCGGGGAATAAAACCCTCTGGAGGGATTTATTAATTCAAAAACTTAGAAAATGAGCACACAAAAATTCTCGACCCAGGCCTTGCACGCCGGTCATGACACCACAAAAAATGGCGGTACAAGGGCGGTGCCCATTTACCAGACCTCTGCGTATGTCTTTGACAATGCAGACCATGCCGCGGCACTGTTCAACCTTTCCCAACCGGGCAATATTTATACCCGGCTCAACAATCCCACAAACGATATTCTAGAGCAACGTCTTGCCGCAATTGAAGGCGGTATTGGCGCTGTGGTTACGGCTTCGGGAGCGGCAGCGATCAACACAGCTTTACTTACCTTATTAAAAACTGGCGACCACATTGTATCTTCCAGCAGTCTTTATGGAGGCACTTATAATTTACTGAGTGTCACCTTACCCCGGTTTGGGATTGATACTACTTTTGTAGATCCAGGCGATGCCTCTAACTTTCAGCATGCCATAAAGGAAAATACCCGCGCGATCTTTATAGAATCCCTCGGGAACCCAAAACTCGACGTGCTGGATATTGAAGCTATTTCTGCGGTAGCAAGAGCGAACAAGATTCCGTTGATCGTTGATAATACGGTGGCAACGCCGGCATTGCTCAACCCTATTAAACACGGCGCAAATATCGTAATCCATTCGCTTACGAAATATATAAATGGAAACGGGACGTCACTTGGCGGAGCCATAATCGACGCCGGGACTTTTGACTGGTCCAGCGGAAAATTCCCTGAGTTTACAGAACCTTCAAAAGGTTATCACGGTTTAATTTACCACGATGCCCTGGCAGAAGCTGCATTCATCGCAAAAGTTCGTGTAGAAGGTTTGCGCGATCACGGTGCCGCTTTGAGTCCGTTTAACGCTTTTCAGATCATTCAGGGATTGGAAACGCTGGAGATCAGGATGAAAAAACACAGCGAAAACGCACTTGATCTCGCAAAATGGCTACACAATCAGGAAGAAGTAGAATGGGTAAATTATCCTGGTCTGGAAAATAGCGAGTATAGCGATCTGGTTAAAAAATATTTGCCAAAAGGCCAAAGCGGGATTGTGACTTTTGGTGTAAAAGGCGGTTTTGAAAGTGCAAAAACCATTGCAGATGAAACCAAGATCTTTTCACTACTGGCAAATATTGGCGATACAAAATCACTCATCATTCACCCGGCAAGCACCACGCACCAGCAACTGGACGATACTGCGCAGGAAGCAACCGGTGTGACAAAAGACTTGATTCGGCTTTCTGTGGGAATTGAAGATATTGAAGATCTGAAAGCCGACTTAATTTCTGCTTTTTCCCATATAGTAAAAGTTTAATTACAGCAGAAAACTGGCTAAAAGGCCAAAAAAATCAGTAAAAATGCCGAAAATCGGCCTATAAACAGCATAAATTGAAAACACTTTCAATACAGAATTTTAAGACACAATCTGGCCATACGCTTGATCTTCCGTTGAGTTATGAACATTTTGGGCAGCCCTTGCACAGCGCTCCCATTATTCTCGTCAACCATGCCCTTACGGGAAACTCGCACGTTGCCGGCGACGATGGCTGGTGGAACAGTATCATAGGCGAGGGGAAATGTATTGATACGCGCAGTTATAGCGTGCTTTCCTTTAATATTCCCGGGAATGGCTACGATGGTTTCTTGATTGAAAATTATAAAGATTTTGTCGCTCGCGATATCGCGGAGATCTTTATTGTAGGACTTGAAACGCTTAAAATTCAGAAGCTTTTTGCCATTATAGGCGGTTCTCTGGGTGGCGGTATATCCTGGGAAATGGCGGCACTGCGGCCCAAACTGACCCAGCATTTGATTCCCGTGGCTTCTGACTGGAAATCTACGGACTGGCTAATCGCAAATTGCCAGATCCAGGAACAGATTTTGTTGAACAGCAGCCAGCCCGTGCACGATGCGCGCATGCATGCCATGTTGTGCTACCGCACGCCAGAATCGTTCAAAAATAAATTTCAGCGCAGCACGAATGCAGATCTTAAGATATTTAATGTCGAAAGTTGGCTGGACCACCATGGTACTAAACTCAAAGATCGTTTTCAGGTTTCTGCCTATAAACTGATGAACCAGTTGCTCAAAACAATTGATGTGACGCGCGATCTTGATAATTCTTTTGAAATTCTTGAAAAAGTAGCCGCTAATATTCATATCGTTGGGGTAGACTCTGATTTGTTTTTTACTCCGGAAGAAAACCGGGAAACGTATAAGCAGCTCGCTCAGGTAAAAAATAATGTAACCTACGGCGAAATTAATTCCGTGCACGGCCATGATGCTTTTTTGATTGAGTTTGAACAACTGGAACAATTACTGGCACCAATTTTCAAGGAAAATAATGCCAATAAGAAGCTAAAAGTGGTCAAATTTGGCGGTAAATCGCTTGCTAATGGAGAAGGTATCGCCACGGTAGTAAAAATCCTGGAGCAAAAAGTGCAGAACAACGAGCGTATAGCGGTAGTACTTTCTGCACGTGGAGGCGCTACAGACGAGCTCGAAGCTATACTGAACCAGGCGCGCGCCGGTGAGGAATATCAACATCAGTTAAAGGCTTTTAAAAAATATCAAAAGGGCGACTACGAGGTAGATCTCAAAGAAGAATTTGAGAAGCTTGACAAACTTTTTGAAGGCGTAAGCCTGCTGCATGATTATAGTCCGCGGGTGAAGGATGAAGTGCTTAGCTATGGCGAACTTATTTCAGTAAAGCTGATTACGCAATTGCTTCAAAATAAAGGGATAAAAGCCCGTTTTGCCGACTCCCGAGAGCTTATCAAAACGAATGATGTTCATGGCAATGCGCATCCGCTGGATAAGGTTTCCAAAGAAAATGTGATACGCCATTTTGCAAAATACAACGGTGATACGGTAAATATCATTACTGGTTTTATAGGCTCAAATGCAGATAATCACACCACCACACTGGGCCGCAATGGCAGTAACTATACCGCGGCACTTTTAGCGAATTATCTTGACGCTTCTGAATTGCAGAATTACACGCACGTGGATGGTATTTATACCGCAAACCCAGAACTGGTCCCTGATGCGCAGAAAATCAGTCAGCTGAGTTTTGGCGAGGCGAATGAACTGGCCAATTTTGGGACGACTATTTTGCATGCAAAAACGATTATTCCGTTGCTGGAAAAGAATATTCCGCTGCGCATTCTCAACACGTTCAATCAGGATGATACCGGTACATTGATTACCGCGCAGACTGAAAGTGAAGGCATAAAATCGCTTTCGGTGCTTGAAAATATGTCGCTGATCAATCTCGAAGGCCGCGGCCTTCTAGGAAAAGCGGGGATTGATGCCCGTATATTCAGGGCGCTGGGAAGCCAGAACATTAGTGTGAGTATCATTTCACAGGGCTCATCAGAACGCGGGATAGGACTGGTCGTTGCTGCCGGGGATGCCAACCGTGCGGTGATCGCGCTGGAGCAGGAATTTGAAAGTGATTTCTACAACCGCGATGTGAATCGTATAGAGGTCATTGACTCTGTTGCGGTGGTGAGCATCATAGGTCAGGATCTGAGTACGTTCCACAAGCCCTACAGTGCCCTTATAAAAAACGGCATTGTACCGCTACTTTTCAACAATACCATTACCGGAAAAAACGTGAGCGTGGTCTTAAAACATAAGCAACTTCACAAAGCGCTCAATGTGATGCATGGTGAGATTTTTGGCATTGCAAAACGGGTGAACCTGGGGATTTTTGGGCATGGTAATGTGGGAAGCACGCTCATTGACCAGATTTTAAATTCAACTGAAAAACTAAGCGCGCGCAAAGGAATAAAGCTGCAGGTTTTTGCAGTTGCCAACTCTAAAAAAATCCTTTTAAATCGGGATGGAATTGATTTCCACTGGCAGGAAAAATTGGCTGAAACGGCAGAAAATGGCGGAGTTGCTGAGGTTATCGCTTTCGCGAAAGCGAACCACCTGGCAAATCTGATCGCAATAGACAATACCGCAAGCGCTCATTTTATTGAAAATTATACTGCATTGGTAGATAACGGTTTTGACCTTGTTTCTTCCAATAAAGTGGCCAATACGGTAGATTTTGAATTTTATACGCAATTGCGAAAAACACTTGCCGAAAATCAAAAGAGATATTTATATGAGACGAATGTAGGTGCAGGGTTGCCACTCATAGATACCATACGTTTACTGCATCTTTCCGGAGAAAATATCACACGGATAAAAGGTGTGTTTTCGGGGTCATTAAGTTATCTTTTTAACGCGTTTTCAGAAGAAAACAGGCCATTTTCCGAAGTTTTACTGGAAGCGATTGACCGGGGTTATACAGAGCCAGATCCACGCGAAGATCTTTCAGGAAACGATGTGGGGCGCAAATTATTGATCCTGGCGCGTGAACTCGATCTTCACAATGAATTCAATGATGTACAAATTGAAAACCTGATCCCTGAAAAACTTGCCAGTGGGGATGTGGATAACTTTATAAACCGTCTGGGCGAACTGGATACAACTTTTGAAAAATTTAAAAAGGAACAGGATGAAAATCATGTGCTGCGTTATGTAGGCGAACTTTCTGGTGATCTTACCCATGAAAATGGCGGGAAATTGGAAGTAAAACTGGTCTCTGTGCCTAAAAATTCGGCGTTGGGGCAAGTAAAAGGCAGTGATTCCATATTTGAGATCTATACGGAATCTTACGGGGAAAACCCACTTGTCATTCAAGGCGCTGGTGCCGGGGCAGCGGTAACCGCCCGGGGCGTTTTTGGTGATATTCTAAGATTGGCAGAACGGGAATGAGTTGGCAGTTTTCAGTTTCAGTTGGCAGTAAATAGTTTTTGACCTGCAAGGTGTTGTTTTTCCGAGGAACGAGTAAAAACCTCCTTGTAGGTTTATAAGATGCTCGCCTGAAACTAGACTCAATTGCCGATTTAAATGCTTAATTTTAGAAAATAAATACTAAAGTCATGATCATAGAACGCACAGAAGACGAGGTCATTTTCAGACTTCCGGCAGATACTGATATTTCAAGTTTGCAGCGCATTCTGGATTATTTGAAATATAAAGAAGCCATAA
It contains:
- a CDS encoding 2-hydroxyacid dehydrogenase codes for the protein MSLLLIRNDKNYEPWLKAIKKIDPDFPVFTPESLKNKEDVNMILAWKAPHGSFDNYPNNKVIGSMGAGVDHLFEDPSLPENIKMTRIVDENLIGDMQEFVLAQTLNAIKNLNTYTTFQKEHNWKPIPYKRAPDVTVGIMGLGVLGEAVAKTLHRNNFKLTGWANSKKDIDGLESFAGDEQLDDFLATTEILVCLLPLTEETKNILNKNLFKKLPDNAYIINVARGGHVVDDDLTEALKNGKLSGAALDVFHTEPLPEDHPFWDNEKILITPHTASKSDPSSIADQVVENYKRLQSGEELKNTVSREKNY
- the metK gene encoding methionine adenosyltransferase — its product is MPYLFTSESVSEGHPDKIADQISDTLLDNFLAFDPEAKVACETLVTTGQVVLAGEVKSNTYIDVQTIAREVINDIGYTKGDYKFSGDSCGVISLIHEQSQDINQGVDRESKEEQGAGDQGMMFGYATKETENYMPLALDISHRIMIELAKLRREDNEIKYLRPDAKSQVTIEYSDDNVPQKIVAIVVSTQHDPFDADDEKMLKKIKEDIIKILIPRVKNALPEELGKLFNEEITYHINPTGKFVIGGPHGDTGLTGRKIIVDTYGGKGAHGGGAFSGKDPSKVDRSAAYASRHIAKNLVAAGVADEVLVQVSYAIGVVEPTSIYVETYNSSHVDATDGEIAKKVRELFDMRPSAIEKRLKLRNPIYRETASYGHLGKSPKTITKIFESPYCGKVTKEVELFTWEKLDYVDKVKETFGI
- the thrA gene encoding bifunctional aspartate kinase/homoserine dehydrogenase I, whose amino-acid sequence is MKTLSIQNFKTQSGHTLDLPLSYEHFGQPLHSAPIILVNHALTGNSHVAGDDGWWNSIIGEGKCIDTRSYSVLSFNIPGNGYDGFLIENYKDFVARDIAEIFIVGLETLKIQKLFAIIGGSLGGGISWEMAALRPKLTQHLIPVASDWKSTDWLIANCQIQEQILLNSSQPVHDARMHAMLCYRTPESFKNKFQRSTNADLKIFNVESWLDHHGTKLKDRFQVSAYKLMNQLLKTIDVTRDLDNSFEILEKVAANIHIVGVDSDLFFTPEENRETYKQLAQVKNNVTYGEINSVHGHDAFLIEFEQLEQLLAPIFKENNANKKLKVVKFGGKSLANGEGIATVVKILEQKVQNNERIAVVLSARGGATDELEAILNQARAGEEYQHQLKAFKKYQKGDYEVDLKEEFEKLDKLFEGVSLLHDYSPRVKDEVLSYGELISVKLITQLLQNKGIKARFADSRELIKTNDVHGNAHPLDKVSKENVIRHFAKYNGDTVNIITGFIGSNADNHTTTLGRNGSNYTAALLANYLDASELQNYTHVDGIYTANPELVPDAQKISQLSFGEANELANFGTTILHAKTIIPLLEKNIPLRILNTFNQDDTGTLITAQTESEGIKSLSVLENMSLINLEGRGLLGKAGIDARIFRALGSQNISVSIISQGSSERGIGLVVAAGDANRAVIALEQEFESDFYNRDVNRIEVIDSVAVVSIIGQDLSTFHKPYSALIKNGIVPLLFNNTITGKNVSVVLKHKQLHKALNVMHGEIFGIAKRVNLGIFGHGNVGSTLIDQILNSTEKLSARKGIKLQVFAVANSKKILLNRDGIDFHWQEKLAETAENGGVAEVIAFAKANHLANLIAIDNTASAHFIENYTALVDNGFDLVSSNKVANTVDFEFYTQLRKTLAENQKRYLYETNVGAGLPLIDTIRLLHLSGENITRIKGVFSGSLSYLFNAFSEENRPFSEVLLEAIDRGYTEPDPREDLSGNDVGRKLLILARELDLHNEFNDVQIENLIPEKLASGDVDNFINRLGELDTTFEKFKKEQDENHVLRYVGELSGDLTHENGGKLEVKLVSVPKNSALGQVKGSDSIFEIYTESYGENPLVIQGAGAGAAVTARGVFGDILRLAERE
- a CDS encoding DUF302 domain-containing protein, which gives rise to MKKFILFIFITFFFLACKNDNTDCCVMPNELPNVDGLAISQSENSFDNTYNAIRSALQNNDAIGIVAEVDHEANAESVDLELGHSKVILFGNPNLGTPLMQENQLAGLDLPQKILVYEKNGNVFAAYNSTGYLSNRYNLTAMTLEQIEIALSDLVTNATNVVPTIPGDDTVDFQEGVVTVDSNKPFSATYDALRSAIADNSNLKIIAELDHQENGTSVGKTIRPTRLIVFGNPRSGTPLMQNKRSIAIDLPQKMLVWQDDAGITHISYNDPDYLASRHAIDGNTEILKTISDALSNLSEAGAK
- a CDS encoding O-acetylhomoserine aminocarboxypropyltransferase/cysteine synthase family protein encodes the protein MSTQKFSTQALHAGHDTTKNGGTRAVPIYQTSAYVFDNADHAAALFNLSQPGNIYTRLNNPTNDILEQRLAAIEGGIGAVVTASGAAAINTALLTLLKTGDHIVSSSSLYGGTYNLLSVTLPRFGIDTTFVDPGDASNFQHAIKENTRAIFIESLGNPKLDVLDIEAISAVARANKIPLIVDNTVATPALLNPIKHGANIVIHSLTKYINGNGTSLGGAIIDAGTFDWSSGKFPEFTEPSKGYHGLIYHDALAEAAFIAKVRVEGLRDHGAALSPFNAFQIIQGLETLEIRMKKHSENALDLAKWLHNQEEVEWVNYPGLENSEYSDLVKKYLPKGQSGIVTFGVKGGFESAKTIADETKIFSLLANIGDTKSLIIHPASTTHQQLDDTAQEATGVTKDLIRLSVGIEDIEDLKADLISAFSHIVKV